A window from Buchnera aphidicola (Mindarus abietinus) encodes these proteins:
- the prfA gene encoding peptide chain release factor 1: MKPSMISKLEILYARYKKIELTLSNINQVSNKKKLRDLSKEYLKISKIVQYFINWKKYKKDIKATKKLLGDIEIGKMAEEEIKKLKFYKHSIEKKIKILLLPNDPYEGKSCFIEIRSATGGDEAAIFAGDLFRMYSRYSEINRWKIDIYNMNESEKGGFKEIIVKITGKEVCKKLKFESGGHRVQRVPETESQGRIHTSTCTVAIMPVLPESEEFKINSSDLKIDTFRSSGAGGQHVNTTDSAIRITHVPTGHVVECQDERSQHKNKAKALSILSARIHAAELAKKNAKNASMRKNLLGSGERSDRKRTYNFPQNRVTEHRINLTVYRLNEILDGKLDILINPMLEKYQVDIFSSSLKEKK; encoded by the coding sequence ATGAAACCTTCTATGATCTCTAAATTAGAAATTTTATATGCAAGATATAAAAAAATAGAACTTACTTTATCAAATATAAATCAAGTTTCTAATAAAAAAAAGTTACGAGACTTATCAAAAGAATATTTAAAAATTTCTAAAATAGTTCAGTATTTTATTAATTGGAAAAAGTATAAAAAGGATATCAAGGCAACAAAAAAATTGTTAGGAGATATAGAGATAGGAAAAATGGCAGAAGAAGAAATAAAGAAACTAAAATTCTATAAACATTCTATAGAAAAAAAAATAAAAATTTTATTATTACCTAATGATCCTTACGAAGGAAAAAGTTGTTTTATTGAGATAAGGTCTGCCACCGGAGGAGATGAAGCAGCAATATTTGCTGGAGATTTATTTAGAATGTATAGTAGATATTCTGAAATAAATCGTTGGAAAATTGATATTTATAACATGAATGAAAGTGAAAAGGGAGGATTTAAAGAAATTATTGTTAAAATAACAGGTAAAGAAGTATGTAAAAAATTAAAATTTGAATCTGGAGGACATCGTGTTCAAAGAGTACCAGAAACAGAATCACAAGGAAGAATTCATACTTCCACATGTACAGTTGCTATTATGCCAGTTTTACCTGAATCAGAAGAGTTTAAAATTAATTCATCAGATTTAAAAATAGATACTTTTCGTTCTTCAGGAGCAGGAGGACAACATGTAAATACTACGGATTCTGCAATACGTATAACTCATGTTCCTACTGGACATGTTGTAGAATGTCAAGATGAAAGATCTCAACATAAAAATAAAGCAAAAGCATTATCAATATTATCAGCTCGTATTCATGCTGCTGAACTAGCTAAAAAAAATGCTAAAAATGCTTCTATGAGAAAAAATTTATTAGGTAGTGGAGAACGATCTGATAGAAAAAGAACGTATAATTTTCCTCAAAATAGAGTAACAGAACATCGCATTAACTTAACGGTATATCGTTTAAATGAGATATTAGATGGAAAGTTAGATATTTTGATTAATCCTATGTTAGAAAAATATCAAGTAGATATTTTTTCTTCTTCATTAAAAGAAAAAAAATGA
- the prmC gene encoding peptide chain release factor N(5)-glutamine methyltransferase gives MLNRRILCEPIAYLIKKKEFWSLPFIVSPVTFIPRPETEILIEIIDSMCNKNYKYHILDLGTGSGAIALSLAKILPKSYITGVDNSYQAIKIARINAKKLLIKNIFFKLSNWFSSLNKMAFNIIVSNPPYINITDFQKLEPDIFFEPYSALVSPDEGYFDIKNIIQHSQKYLLNKGWLLIEHGSTQKKIVNKLMNFNNFKNVHSYKDYQGFYRVTIGQKK, from the coding sequence TTGTTAAATCGACGTATTTTATGTGAACCAATAGCATACTTAATAAAAAAAAAAGAATTCTGGTCATTACCCTTTATTGTTTCCCCTGTTACTTTTATTCCTAGGCCTGAAACTGAAATTTTAATTGAAATTATTGATTCTATGTGTAATAAAAATTACAAATATCATATATTAGATTTGGGAACAGGATCTGGGGCAATTGCTTTATCTTTAGCAAAGATATTACCAAAATCTTATATAACAGGAGTAGATAATAGCTATCAAGCGATAAAAATCGCTCGGATAAATGCAAAAAAATTATTAATAAAAAATATATTTTTTAAATTAAGCAATTGGTTTTCTTCGTTAAATAAAATGGCTTTTAATATTATAGTTAGCAATCCACCTTATATTAATATTACAGATTTTCAAAAATTAGAGCCTGATATTTTTTTTGAACCTTATTCAGCTTTAGTATCTCCTGATGAAGGATATTTTGATATTAAAAATATTATACAACATTCTCAAAAGTATTTATTAAACAAAGGTTGGTTATTAATAGAGCATGGTTCTACTCAAAAAAAAATTGTAAATAAACTCATGAATTTTAATAATTTTAAAAATGTTCATAGTTATAAAGATTATCAAGGGTTTTATCGTGTTACAATAGGACAGAAAAAGTAA
- the sirB1 gene encoding invasion regulator SirB1 produces the protein MKIFSNIDFSKQSIFESMVVAFQLIRKNFPTEQVIKELKSRIEEVKFYIRNEKNNIDKLKKMLKIFYLKWGFGGAKKKYKLSDVLWIDKVLQTRQGTAVSLGIILLYMAKELELLLTPVIFPTQLILRSDLKNKKPWFINPFNGETLDEHILEVWLKGNISPTAILYKNDLNQAKSLTVIRKILNTLKAALMEEKKMELALNVSNLLIQLNPDDPYEIRDRGLIYAQLECGKVALSDLSYFVEHCPEDPISEIIKVQIHSIEQKRTTFH, from the coding sequence ATGAAAATTTTTTCTAATATTGATTTTTCTAAACAATCAATTTTTGAATCTATGGTAGTTGCTTTTCAGTTAATCAGAAAAAACTTTCCTACCGAGCAAGTAATAAAAGAATTAAAGTCTCGGATAGAAGAAGTAAAATTCTATATTAGAAATGAGAAAAACAATATTGATAAATTAAAAAAAATGCTAAAAATATTTTATCTTAAATGGGGGTTTGGAGGGGCAAAAAAAAAATATAAATTATCTGATGTTTTATGGATTGATAAAGTATTACAAACACGTCAAGGAACGGCTGTTTCATTAGGAATAATTTTACTTTATATGGCAAAAGAGTTAGAGTTGCTACTAACTCCTGTTATTTTTCCAACTCAGCTTATTTTAAGATCTGATTTAAAAAACAAAAAACCATGGTTCATTAATCCATTTAATGGAGAGACTTTAGATGAACATATATTAGAAGTTTGGTTAAAGGGAAATATTAGTCCAACAGCTATATTATATAAAAATGATTTAAATCAAGCTAAATCGTTAACAGTAATCAGAAAAATATTAAATACATTAAAAGCTGCATTAATGGAAGAAAAAAAAATGGAATTAGCTTTAAATGTAAGTAATTTATTAATTCAATTAAATCCTGATGATCCTTACGAAATTAGGGATAGAGGTTTAATTTATGCTCAATTAGAGTGTGGAAAAGTTGCTTTAAGTGATTTATCTTATTTTGTTGAACATTGCCCTGAAGATCCTATTAGTGAAATTATAAAAGTTCAGATACATTCTATAGAGCAAAAAAGAACAACTTTTCATTAA
- a CDS encoding acetate kinase, with translation MHKKLVLIINSGSSSLKFLLINSKNYKKFLTGIVECLYLKNTNISWNTKNISIKNFYLKSYTTHQEALEFIVNDVLKKKMNIFNNIIAIGHRVVHGGKEIKNSVVIDLSIINIIKRSSCFAPLHNPVNLLGITTLIKIFPSLRKKNVAVFDTSFYQKLPETAYLYGIPYIFYKKYGIRRYGAHGISHSYIMKKSAEIINKDIKSINIISCHLGNGASVSVIKNGICIDTSMGLTPSEGLVMGTRSGDIDPSIIFYLYEKVNMKIKEIKDLLTRKSGILGLSEVTSDFRFSEKKYFFDKKAKRTVDIFSYKLVKYISSYFFLIAKEIDALVFTGGIGENSILVRKLTVLQLSNLGFELCEKFNNKNGFKSNFRISSKKSIPILVISTDEELEIAKETIRLIN, from the coding sequence ATGCATAAAAAATTAGTACTTATTATTAATTCAGGAAGTTCTTCATTAAAATTTTTATTAATTAATTCTAAAAATTATAAAAAATTTTTAACAGGAATTGTAGAATGTTTGTATTTAAAAAATACAAACATTTCTTGGAATACGAAAAATATTTCTATTAAAAATTTTTATTTAAAATCTTATACAACTCATCAAGAAGCTCTTGAATTTATTGTTAATGATGTACTTAAAAAGAAAATGAATATTTTTAATAATATTATTGCTATAGGTCATCGAGTAGTACATGGTGGAAAAGAAATAAAAAATTCAGTTGTAATAGATTTGTCAATAATAAATATTATTAAAAGATCTTCTTGTTTTGCTCCTTTACATAATCCTGTAAACTTATTAGGTATTACGACACTGATTAAAATATTTCCATCTCTTAGAAAAAAAAATGTAGCTGTATTTGATACTTCTTTTTATCAAAAGTTGCCAGAAACAGCATATTTATATGGAATTCCATACATTTTTTATAAAAAATACGGCATTCGAAGATATGGAGCACATGGAATTAGCCATTCATATATAATGAAAAAATCAGCTGAAATAATAAATAAAGATATAAAATCTATAAATATTATTTCTTGTCATCTAGGAAATGGTGCTTCAGTATCGGTTATAAAAAATGGTATTTGTATTGATACTTCCATGGGTTTAACTCCATCGGAAGGATTGGTTATGGGTACACGAAGTGGAGATATTGATCCATCTATCATTTTTTATTTGTATGAAAAAGTAAATATGAAAATAAAAGAAATTAAAGATTTATTAACTAGAAAATCTGGAATTTTAGGTTTAAGCGAAGTAACCAGTGATTTTCGATTTTCTGAAAAAAAATATTTTTTCGATAAAAAAGCAAAACGCACAGTAGATATTTTTTCTTATAAATTAGTGAAATATATTTCTTCTTACTTTTTTTTAATAGCAAAAGAAATAGATGCGTTAGTTTTTACTGGTGGAATAGGGGAAAATTCTATTTTAGTAAGAAAATTAACAGTTTTACAGCTATCAAATTTAGGATTTGAATTATGTGAAAAATTTAATAATAAAAATGGTTTTAAAAGTAATTTCCGTATCAGTTCAAAAAAAAGTATACCTATTTTAGTAATTTCAACAGATGAGGAGTTAGAAATTGCAAAGGAAACAATTCGTTTAATTAATTAA